A genome region from Pueribacillus theae includes the following:
- a CDS encoding IclR family transcriptional regulator, with protein sequence MRDKSIIQSIEKAAVILKLFNKDEPMLTLHDIHIKAGYTKTTAMRFCNTLCKIGFLEKVYVGKIPYYRLGIELFTIGSQVMHAIDLPSRAKKYLTDISNKLGDNSYLFIERNNQAYCIETVKGEYFIQANTTHIGDVLPLNRGGGPLAILAYMESERQAEVFELLKLSKEKTEALKNRLVRIREKGYSFSSNETYQNTAAIGVPIFNHLGSVVAAFSVGGIEQRFSNERFPEIVKITKEAANNLSREMGLQK encoded by the coding sequence ATGAGAGATAAGTCTATTATTCAATCAATTGAAAAGGCAGCCGTTATATTAAAACTTTTTAATAAAGACGAGCCGATGCTAACGCTGCATGATATTCATATTAAAGCTGGATATACAAAAACAACAGCCATGCGATTTTGCAACACGCTTTGCAAAATTGGTTTTTTAGAGAAAGTCTATGTTGGAAAGATTCCATACTATCGTTTAGGCATAGAACTATTTACGATTGGCAGCCAAGTTATGCACGCAATTGATTTGCCAAGCCGGGCAAAGAAGTATTTGACTGATATATCAAATAAACTGGGAGATAACTCTTATTTATTCATTGAGCGCAACAATCAGGCATATTGTATTGAAACTGTGAAAGGAGAGTATTTTATCCAAGCAAATACAACACATATTGGAGATGTGCTTCCGCTTAATCGCGGTGGAGGCCCGCTAGCAATACTTGCTTATATGGAATCCGAAAGACAAGCTGAAGTTTTTGAGCTGCTTAAATTAAGCAAAGAAAAAACAGAGGCGTTGAAAAACAGGTTAGTTCGGATTAGAGAAAAAGGATATTCGTTTAGCAGTAATGAGACATATCAGAATACGGCTGCAATTGGCGTCCCTATATTCAATCATTTAGGTTCAGTTGTTGCTGCTTTTAGCGTTGGCGGTATTGAACAGAGGTTTAGCAATGAACGTTTCCCAGAAATCGTCAAAATTACGAAAGAAGCAGCGAATAACCTCTCAAGAGAAATGGGACTGCAAAAATAA
- a CDS encoding zinc-dependent alcohol dehydrogenase, with protein MKAIYMDSPKAYDMSLKHTDELEPGPNEVIVKVNAAGICGTDLKIYQGKYPNIKWPIILGHEFSGQVAAVGEGVEGLPVSTNVTARPGISHCGRCRMCIEGKTNVCSEKNRLGFEQNGAFAEYVRVHKDQIHILPKEIDLTTAAMIEPLAVVVHALRSITIKPSDVVLVIGPGPIGLIALLLSKANGATVAISGLSKDQKKLTLARELGADLIIDAEKENDEKTLLELTNGDGPDIVLECTGTAGGVNKGLELSRTGGTYVQIGTWSHPLTVDFMKIAYKEITVKGSYGHTKLDWRDSIRLLQSGRIDLTPLIQGIYLMDEWEKAFKDAESGEKAKILIKP; from the coding sequence ATGAAAGCGATTTATATGGATAGCCCAAAAGCGTATGATATGTCATTAAAGCACACTGATGAACTAGAACCAGGACCAAATGAAGTTATTGTAAAGGTGAATGCAGCAGGGATTTGTGGCACTGATTTGAAAATTTACCAAGGGAAATATCCCAATATTAAATGGCCGATTATTCTCGGGCACGAATTTAGTGGACAAGTCGCGGCGGTAGGAGAAGGTGTAGAGGGATTGCCTGTCAGCACAAATGTGACAGCACGACCAGGTATCTCACATTGTGGAAGGTGTAGGATGTGCATTGAGGGTAAAACGAATGTATGCAGTGAAAAGAATCGTCTTGGCTTCGAGCAAAATGGTGCATTTGCCGAATATGTAAGGGTTCATAAAGATCAAATTCATATTCTTCCTAAGGAGATTGACTTAACAACTGCTGCGATGATTGAACCGCTTGCAGTGGTCGTTCATGCCCTTCGTTCTATTACGATTAAGCCATCGGATGTTGTGCTTGTCATCGGACCCGGCCCAATCGGATTAATCGCGTTGTTACTAAGTAAAGCGAACGGTGCGACTGTTGCGATTTCCGGGCTTTCAAAAGATCAGAAAAAACTTACGTTAGCTCGGGAGCTGGGCGCAGATTTGATAATTGATGCGGAAAAGGAAAACGATGAAAAGACATTGTTGGAGTTGACGAATGGGGATGGTCCAGATATCGTGCTTGAATGCACCGGAACGGCTGGCGGTGTTAATAAAGGATTAGAGCTAAGCAGAACGGGCGGCACTTATGTCCAAATCGGAACTTGGAGCCACCCTTTAACGGTTGATTTTATGAAAATTGCTTATAAGGAAATTACAGTAAAAGGTTCATACGGCCATACGAAACTTGACTGGCGGGATAGCATCCGGCTGCTTCAGTCAGGACGTATTGATCTTACCCCATTAATTCAAGGCATTTATTTAAT